In Hoeflea ulvae, one genomic interval encodes:
- a CDS encoding lipid A biosynthesis lauroyl acyltransferase: MSKPFRMALTRIVIALRRVRDWTIAAVVLSLLKLISLLPAHKAIPLVDRLARRIGPLTSRHKLAMYNLARAFPEKSEAEHTQIATDMWGNMSRLAAEYVFLDQIFDFDPESDEHGTIEVEGAEIFLKLRDSDKPFIVFTAHTGNFELLPIAAAAFGLDVMALFRPPNNPYIAKKVLAARRTSMGHLVPSRAGAAFTLARRLESGGGVGLLVDQKFHKGAKTSFFGLEAHTNPLLAKLLRQYECDVYPARAIRLPGGRHRLVVEPAVEIPRKPDGSVDITATSQMLNDKVESWVREYPGQWQWFHDRWQIKHLLK, from the coding sequence ATGTCGAAACCATTCCGCATGGCGCTGACGCGCATTGTCATTGCCTTGAGACGGGTCAGGGACTGGACAATCGCCGCCGTCGTGCTGAGCCTGTTGAAGCTGATCTCGCTGTTGCCGGCGCACAAGGCGATCCCGCTGGTCGATCGCCTCGCCCGGCGCATCGGTCCGCTGACCTCGCGCCACAAGCTGGCGATGTACAACCTGGCCCGGGCCTTCCCGGAAAAATCCGAGGCCGAGCACACGCAGATCGCCACCGATATGTGGGGCAACATGTCGAGGCTTGCGGCTGAATATGTGTTTCTCGACCAGATTTTCGATTTTGACCCGGAGTCTGACGAACACGGCACGATCGAGGTCGAGGGCGCCGAGATCTTTCTCAAGCTGCGCGACTCCGACAAGCCCTTTATCGTATTCACCGCCCATACCGGCAATTTCGAGCTTCTGCCAATCGCCGCAGCGGCTTTCGGTCTGGACGTGATGGCGCTGTTCCGGCCGCCAAACAATCCCTATATCGCCAAGAAGGTGCTGGCCGCGCGCCGCACCTCGATGGGCCATCTGGTGCCCTCACGTGCGGGCGCTGCCTTCACGCTCGCCAGGCGGCTTGAAAGCGGCGGCGGCGTCGGCCTGCTGGTCGACCAGAAATTCCACAAGGGCGCCAAGACCTCGTTCTTCGGACTGGAAGCGCACACCAATCCGCTGCTGGCCAAGCTGCTCAGGCAATATGAATGTGATGTCTATCCGGCCCGCGCCATCCGGCTGCCCGGCGGCCGGCACCGGCTGGTGGTCGAACCCGCCGTCGAGATACCGCGCAAACCCGATGGCAGCGTCGACATCACCGCCACCTCGCAAATGCTCAACGACAAGGTGGAAAGCTGGGTCCGGGAATATCCCGGCCAGTGGCAGTGGTTTCATGACCGCTGGCAGATCAAGCACCTGCTCAAATAG
- a CDS encoding L,D-transpeptidase encodes MRKLFLAGVLALALMPFSSASAFAAKVIAKIDVSSQTMVISQNGRVKYKWRVSTGRSGYATPRGTYSPKWLSRYHRSRKYNNAWMHYAVFFRGGYAIHATRDTKRLGRRASHGCVRLAEQDAARFYSLVEKMGKHNIRIVVQN; translated from the coding sequence ATGCGTAAACTATTCTTGGCCGGGGTCCTTGCCCTGGCGCTTATGCCATTCTCATCCGCATCCGCCTTCGCAGCCAAGGTGATCGCCAAGATCGACGTCTCGTCGCAGACCATGGTGATCAGCCAGAATGGCCGCGTCAAATACAAGTGGCGGGTGTCAACCGGCCGGTCGGGCTATGCGACGCCGCGCGGCACCTATTCGCCGAAATGGCTTTCGCGCTATCACCGGTCGCGCAAATACAACAATGCCTGGATGCATTATGCCGTGTTCTTCCGCGGCGGCTATGCGATCCATGCCACCCGCGACACCAAGCGCCTGGGCCGCCGTGCTTCGCATGGCTGTGTCCGCCTGGCCGAACAGGACGCGGCGCGGTTCTATTCGCTGGTCGAGAAAATGGGCAAGCACAATATCCGGATCGTCGTCCAGAACTGA
- the cbiB gene encoding adenosylcobinamide-phosphate synthase CbiB: MGHLPVLVAALLLDRVIGDPDWLWRRISHPVVLFGAAIGFADRKFNHSSDTADIRRRKGRAAIAGLLLVAALAGWGLARLFAELGMAGLVLEIIVVAVFLAQKSLADHVGAVGAGLMQGGLPGGRKAVSMIVGRDPEALDEAGVSRAAIESLAENFSDGIVAPALWYALLGLPGLMAYKMLNTADSMIGHLNDRHRDFGRAAARLDDLANWPAARLSAGLIAAGAGLVKGKKAMWRAGETALLDSGLHRSPNAGWPEAAMAGGLGLALGGPRQYGGETVIEASLNAAGRSNARARDIADALLVFGRACDCLALLALVVFIVSF, encoded by the coding sequence ATGGGGCATCTGCCGGTTCTTGTTGCGGCGCTGCTGCTTGATCGCGTCATTGGCGATCCCGACTGGCTGTGGCGGCGGATCAGCCATCCGGTGGTGCTGTTCGGCGCCGCCATCGGCTTTGCCGACCGCAAATTCAACCACTCCTCTGACACTGCAGATATCCGCCGCCGCAAGGGGCGCGCCGCGATTGCCGGGCTGCTGCTCGTCGCAGCCCTTGCCGGCTGGGGTCTGGCACGCCTGTTTGCGGAGCTCGGCATGGCCGGCCTGGTGCTGGAAATCATCGTGGTGGCCGTGTTTCTGGCCCAGAAAAGCCTCGCCGATCATGTCGGCGCGGTGGGCGCAGGACTGATGCAGGGCGGATTGCCCGGGGGCCGCAAGGCGGTGTCGATGATTGTCGGGCGCGATCCCGAGGCGCTGGATGAAGCCGGGGTGTCGCGGGCGGCGATCGAAAGCCTGGCGGAGAATTTCTCCGACGGCATCGTCGCGCCGGCGCTGTGGTATGCGCTGCTCGGGCTGCCCGGGCTGATGGCCTACAAGATGCTCAACACCGCCGATTCGATGATCGGCCATCTCAATGACCGGCACCGGGATTTCGGCAGGGCGGCGGCGCGGCTCGATGACCTTGCCAACTGGCCGGCGGCGCGGCTGTCGGCGGGGCTGATTGCAGCGGGCGCGGGCCTGGTCAAGGGCAAGAAGGCAATGTGGCGCGCCGGTGAAACAGCCCTGCTCGATTCAGGCCTGCACCGCTCGCCCAATGCCGGGTGGCCGGAAGCGGCGATGGCCGGCGGGCTCGGGCTGGCGCTCGGCGGTCCGCGTCAATATGGCGGCGAGACCGTCATCGAGGCAAGCCTGAATGCCGCGGGCCGCAGCAACGCACGTGCCCGGGACATTGCCGATGCGCTTCTGGTGTTTGGCAGAGCTTGCGATTGCCTTGCGTTGCTGGCGCTTGTGGTTTTTATTGTCTCATTCTAG
- a CDS encoding threonine-phosphate decarboxylase, whose translation MMDPTDDRIAHGGALSEAVARHGGSASEWLDLSTGISPFSLPLPELSADCWRRLPEQAEVLRVCELAKRHYGGSVVPVAVPGTQAAIQLLPWLAPSADMAAIVSPTYGEYELSYRRVGKTVKHIETLEAADSTLASTVVLANPNNPDGRETMRDDIFGFARAHRHRLVIVDEAFADLRQDLSMVGAAGTEPNLVVMRSFGKFFGLAGLRLGFVFAEPRLAGILSQRIGPRAVSGPALAIAAHAFSRIDLIGELRGRIDKANTMTRSALSRAGVRIVGEAPLFFYCDVGDGAAVRDAMASRQVLVRAFDHSPSRIRIGLVPDELSAVRLRETLRFAGARVS comes from the coding sequence ATGATGGACCCCACTGACGACCGGATTGCCCATGGCGGAGCGCTGTCGGAGGCCGTTGCCCGCCATGGCGGTTCGGCGTCGGAATGGCTCGACCTGTCGACCGGCATCAGTCCGTTCAGCCTGCCGCTGCCGGAACTGAGCGCCGATTGCTGGCGGCGCCTGCCGGAACAGGCCGAGGTGCTCCGGGTCTGCGAACTGGCCAAGCGGCATTATGGCGGCTCGGTGGTGCCGGTTGCCGTGCCGGGCACCCAGGCCGCGATCCAGTTGCTGCCCTGGCTTGCACCCAGTGCCGACATGGCGGCAATCGTCTCCCCCACCTATGGCGAATATGAGCTGTCCTATCGCCGGGTCGGCAAGACGGTCAAACATATCGAAACCCTGGAAGCCGCAGACAGCACCCTGGCCAGCACGGTGGTGCTCGCCAATCCGAACAATCCCGATGGCCGCGAGACCATGCGAGACGATATTTTCGGCTTCGCCCGGGCGCACCGGCACCGGCTGGTAATTGTCGACGAGGCCTTTGCCGATCTGCGCCAGGACCTGTCGATGGTCGGTGCGGCTGGAACCGAACCCAATCTCGTGGTGATGCGGTCCTTCGGCAAGTTCTTCGGCCTGGCCGGCCTGCGGCTGGGATTTGTCTTTGCCGAGCCCCGGCTGGCCGGGATCCTCAGCCAGCGGATCGGTCCCCGGGCGGTTTCCGGGCCGGCGCTGGCGATTGCGGCGCATGCGTTCTCGCGCATCGACCTGATCGGCGAGCTGCGCGGCAGGATCGACAAGGCCAACACCATGACCCGCTCGGCCCTGAGCCGGGCAGGGGTGCGCATTGTCGGCGAAGCGCCGCTGTTTTTCTATTGCGATGTCGGCGACGGCGCGGCGGTGCGCGATGCGATGGCCAGCCGGCAGGTGCTGGTGCGGGCCTTTGACCACAGCCCGTCGCGGATCAGGATCGGCCTGGTGCCGGACGAATTGTCGGCGGTGCGGCTGCGCGAAACCCTGCGGTTCGCAGGTGCGCGCGTCTCGTGA
- a CDS encoding cobyrinate a,c-diamide synthase: protein MTGLMIAAPQSGSGKTTVTLGLLRALKRRGVALAPGKAGPDYIDPAFHAAASGESCLNYDPWAMRSDLLLANASLQSQGGRMLVIEAMMGLFDGAADGSGSAADLAGLLGLPVILVIDCASMSHSVAALARGFANFHPDILMPGVILNRVASPRHEGMLRQALEKARIDVVGCLPVVEKLVLPARHLGLVQAGENDELARLIDDAADLIESRIDLDMLIKLGQRAHPKTAPANISRLPPPGQKVAVARDIAFAFAYEHMLLGWQRRGAEISFFSPLADEAPAADCNAVVLPGGYPELHAGTIAAAGRFKSGMKDAISRGLPVYGECGGYMVLGDALIDAKGARHEMLGALPLVSSFAERKRQLGYRRLVPMPGFFWPMELSAHEFHYATIVSEGEADRVFSSRDALGADMGVAGLQRGAVAGSFMHVIDRID, encoded by the coding sequence ATGACAGGTTTGATGATCGCCGCCCCCCAGTCGGGGTCGGGCAAGACCACTGTGACCCTGGGACTGCTCAGGGCGCTCAAGCGCCGGGGCGTGGCGCTGGCGCCGGGCAAGGCCGGTCCGGATTACATCGATCCGGCGTTTCATGCTGCCGCCAGCGGCGAAAGCTGCCTGAACTATGATCCCTGGGCCATGCGCAGCGATCTGCTGCTGGCCAATGCGTCGCTGCAGTCCCAGGGCGGCCGCATGCTGGTGATCGAGGCCATGATGGGGCTGTTTGACGGTGCTGCCGACGGATCCGGATCCGCCGCCGATCTGGCCGGTCTCTTGGGTCTGCCGGTGATCCTTGTGATCGATTGCGCCAGCATGTCGCATTCGGTGGCGGCCCTGGCGCGCGGCTTTGCCAATTTCCATCCCGATATCCTGATGCCGGGCGTCATCCTCAACCGGGTGGCCAGCCCCCGGCACGAAGGCATGCTGCGCCAGGCGCTCGAAAAGGCGCGGATCGACGTGGTCGGCTGCCTGCCGGTGGTGGAGAAGCTGGTACTGCCGGCCCGCCATCTCGGCCTGGTCCAGGCCGGTGAGAACGACGAACTGGCAAGACTGATCGATGATGCCGCCGACCTGATCGAAAGTCGCATTGATCTCGACATGCTGATCAAGCTGGGGCAACGCGCCCATCCCAAGACCGCGCCGGCCAATATCTCGCGGCTGCCGCCTCCGGGCCAGAAGGTCGCGGTGGCGCGGGATATCGCCTTTGCCTTCGCCTATGAACACATGCTGCTGGGCTGGCAGCGGCGCGGTGCCGAAATCTCGTTCTTCTCGCCGCTGGCCGACGAAGCCCCTGCGGCCGATTGCAACGCGGTGGTTCTGCCCGGCGGCTATCCGGAACTCCATGCCGGCACGATCGCCGCTGCCGGCAGGTTCAAGTCCGGCATGAAGGACGCGATCTCGCGCGGGCTTCCGGTCTATGGCGAATGCGGCGGCTACATGGTGCTGGGCGATGCGCTGATCGACGCCAAGGGCGCGCGGCACGAAATGCTCGGTGCCCTGCCGCTGGTCAGCAGCTTTGCCGAGCGCAAGCGGCAGCTTGGCTATCGCCGGCTCGTGCCGATGCCGGGTTTCTTCTGGCCGATGGAGCTTTCGGCGCATGAATTCCATTATGCCACCATCGTGTCGGAAGGCGAGGCCGACCGGGTGTTTTCCTCCCGCGATGCGCTGGGCGCGGACATGGGTGTCGCCGGCCTGCAGCGTGGCGCCGTGGCGGGCTCCTTCATGCATGTGATTGACAGGATCGACTAG
- a CDS encoding cobalt-precorrin-5B (C(1))-methyltransferase, producing the protein MDADETEIRLEKPATALRRGWTTGACATAATKAALTALLTGTFPDPVEITLPKGEQPAFPLARENLSTEQAMAGIIKDAGDDPDVTHGALVIASVRRLPEAAGIIFRAGDGVGMVTKAGLPVAVGEPAINPVPRQMMTEVVTTLCQEHGVSPDVEIEIAIGNGAELALQTWNPRLGIVGGLSVLGTTGVVHPFSCSSWIHSIHRGIDVARAEGYAHVLGATGSTSEKTAQDFYKLPDIACLDMGDFAGGLLKYLRFHPVPRLTIAGGFAKLTKLAQGALDLHSGRSQVDMVWLADRAMALGAHVDLRQRILCANTAMEVLELTREQGLDLPGAIAAEARTMALETLRGAPVEVDVMVMDRAGKLLAHAR; encoded by the coding sequence ATGGATGCTGACGAAACCGAAATCCGGCTGGAAAAACCCGCAACGGCCCTGCGCCGCGGCTGGACCACCGGCGCTTGCGCGACGGCTGCGACCAAGGCGGCGCTGACCGCATTGCTGACCGGCACGTTTCCCGACCCTGTCGAAATTACCCTGCCGAAAGGCGAACAGCCGGCCTTTCCGCTGGCCCGCGAAAACCTGTCCACAGAACAGGCCATGGCCGGGATCATCAAGGATGCCGGTGACGATCCCGATGTCACCCATGGCGCACTGGTCATCGCCAGTGTCCGCCGCCTGCCCGAGGCCGCGGGCATCATCTTCCGGGCCGGCGATGGCGTCGGCATGGTGACCAAGGCCGGCCTGCCGGTGGCCGTCGGTGAGCCGGCGATCAATCCGGTGCCGCGGCAGATGATGACCGAGGTGGTCACAACGCTGTGCCAAGAGCATGGCGTGTCACCCGATGTCGAGATCGAGATCGCCATCGGCAATGGCGCCGAGCTGGCGCTGCAGACCTGGAACCCGCGGCTCGGCATTGTCGGCGGCCTGTCGGTGCTCGGCACCACCGGCGTGGTGCATCCGTTCTCCTGCTCGTCCTGGATCCACTCGATCCACCGCGGCATCGATGTCGCCCGCGCCGAGGGCTATGCCCATGTGCTCGGCGCCACCGGCTCGACATCAGAAAAAACCGCGCAGGATTTCTACAAGCTGCCCGATATCGCCTGTCTCGACATGGGTGATTTTGCCGGCGGGTTGCTGAAATATCTCCGCTTCCATCCGGTGCCGCGCCTGACGATTGCCGGTGGCTTTGCCAAGCTGACCAAGCTGGCCCAGGGCGCGCTCGACCTGCATTCCGGCCGCAGCCAGGTCGACATGGTCTGGCTGGCCGACCGCGCCATGGCGCTCGGCGCTCATGTGGATTTGAGGCAGCGGATTCTGTGTGCCAACACGGCGATGGAAGTGCTTGAATTGACTCGGGAACAAGGACTCGACCTGCCTGGTGCAATTGCCGCTGAGGCGCGGACAATGGCGCTCGAAACCCTGCGCGGCGCGCCTGTGGAGGTCGATGTCATGGTGATGGACCGTGCCGGAAAGCTGCTCGCCCATGCCCGATGA
- a CDS encoding cobalt-precorrin-6A reductase: MPDEPAPSETILILGGTREAAELAKELVESRPAARVIISLAGRTREPAPLAGEVRSGGFGGIDGLVSYLRENRVTRLIDATHPFARQISANAVEAAQMAGVPLEIRTRMPWAKQQGDEWIEVDTLEDARNAIPPRARVLLALGSQHIGVFASRDDVHFVVRMIDPPETKLELPDHALVLGRPGDTSAIEAMLLIAHSITHILCRNSGGKAAYAKIEAARELGLPVIMVGRSDQGAQ; this comes from the coding sequence ATGCCCGATGAACCGGCGCCATCAGAGACCATCCTGATCCTTGGCGGCACCCGCGAGGCCGCCGAACTGGCAAAGGAGCTGGTCGAAAGCCGACCCGCGGCACGCGTCATCATCTCGCTTGCCGGCCGCACCAGGGAACCCGCGCCGCTGGCCGGCGAGGTCCGCAGCGGCGGCTTTGGCGGCATCGATGGACTCGTCTCCTATCTGCGTGAAAACCGCGTCACCCGCCTGATCGATGCCACCCATCCCTTTGCCCGCCAGATCAGCGCCAATGCCGTTGAAGCCGCGCAGATGGCAGGCGTGCCGCTCGAGATCCGCACCCGAATGCCATGGGCCAAACAGCAAGGCGACGAGTGGATCGAGGTCGACACACTAGAAGACGCCCGCAACGCCATCCCGCCACGCGCCCGCGTGCTGCTGGCCCTGGGATCGCAACACATCGGCGTTTTTGCGAGCCGCGATGATGTGCATTTCGTCGTCCGCATGATCGATCCGCCCGAGACCAAGCTGGAGCTTCCCGACCACGCATTGGTGCTCGGCCGCCCCGGCGACACCTCAGCGATCGAGGCAATGCTGCTGATCGCCCATTCCATCACCCACATCCTCTGCCGCAACTCCGGCGGCAAGGCGGCCTACGCCAAGATCGAAGCGGCACGGGAGTTGGGGCTGCCGGTGATCATGGTTGGACGGAGTGATCAAGGCGCGCAGTGA
- a CDS encoding RidA family protein, giving the protein MKREAVNPSTMYNATQFGFSHAVASEGRRMLHLSGQVAWDKDNNLVGPGDLGAQAAQAFANLKEVLAAEGASAANVVRLRTYVVNYSPDQLEIIGPAIGAFYGDVIPAANTLIGVQCLAMPDFLIEIEATAVLD; this is encoded by the coding sequence ATGAAACGAGAAGCGGTCAATCCCTCGACAATGTATAATGCAACGCAGTTTGGGTTTTCGCATGCAGTTGCATCTGAAGGACGCAGAATGCTTCATCTCTCTGGGCAGGTTGCGTGGGACAAGGACAACAACCTGGTTGGCCCGGGAGACCTGGGCGCGCAAGCGGCGCAGGCCTTTGCGAACCTCAAAGAGGTGCTGGCCGCGGAAGGTGCGTCCGCAGCCAATGTTGTCAGGCTCAGGACCTATGTGGTCAATTATTCGCCTGACCAGCTCGAAATCATCGGCCCTGCCATCGGTGCGTTTTATGGCGATGTTATACCCGCAGCCAATACATTGATCGGCGTGCAGTGCCTTGCAATGCCGGATTTCCTAATCGAAATCGAAGCCACCGCAGTTCTGGACTGA
- the cobM gene encoding precorrin-4 C(11)-methyltransferase, with protein sequence MTVYFIGAGPGAPDLITVRGLKLIERCPVCLYAGSLVPEEIVHAAPDDALVKDTAPMHLDEIIADMKTAHDAGQDVARVHSGDPAIYGAVAEQMRRLDALGIDYEVVPGVPAFAGVAAKLATELTLPEIAQTVIITRTGMKASSMPEFEQLEILGQSRATLAIHLSIRNLDYVRRALEPFYGADCPVVIAYRATWPDELYIRTTLEGMKEEVRKHKITRTALIMVGKVFGDVSFRDSDLYNAEYSHVLRNVGKKKKVKVA encoded by the coding sequence ATGACCGTTTATTTCATCGGCGCCGGTCCCGGCGCGCCCGACCTCATCACCGTGCGCGGGCTCAAGCTGATCGAGCGTTGCCCGGTGTGTCTTTATGCCGGCTCTCTGGTGCCGGAAGAGATCGTCCATGCCGCACCCGACGATGCGCTGGTCAAGGACACTGCGCCAATGCATCTCGACGAGATCATTGCCGACATGAAGACCGCGCACGACGCCGGTCAGGACGTGGCCCGGGTGCATTCGGGCGATCCGGCGATCTATGGCGCCGTGGCCGAGCAGATGCGGCGGCTCGATGCGCTGGGGATCGACTATGAGGTGGTGCCGGGCGTGCCGGCTTTTGCCGGGGTTGCGGCCAAGCTCGCCACAGAGTTGACGCTGCCGGAGATCGCCCAGACAGTGATCATCACCCGCACCGGCATGAAGGCGTCGTCGATGCCGGAATTCGAGCAGCTGGAGATCCTCGGCCAGTCGCGGGCGACGCTGGCCATCCATTTGTCGATCCGCAATCTCGACTATGTGCGCCGCGCGCTGGAGCCATTCTACGGCGCCGATTGTCCGGTGGTGATCGCCTACCGCGCCACCTGGCCGGATGAGCTCTATATCCGCACCACGCTGGAAGGCATGAAGGAAGAGGTCCGCAAGCACAAGATCACCCGCACCGCGCTGATCATGGTTGGCAAGGTGTTCGGCGATGTCAGTTTTCGCGACAGTGACCTGTACAATGCCGAGTACTCGCATGTGCTCAGAAATGTCGGGAAAAAGAAGAAGGTGAAGGTGGCGTAG
- the cobJ gene encoding precorrin-3B C(17)-methyltransferase — protein MTNSPAVIILSDAALPLARRIADGIDGQVHGLARRVSEGVDETFENTGAHLAELFQAGRPIIAVMAAGAVIRLLAPHLSDKMTEPPVLAVAEDGSAVLPLLGGHHGANDLARTIAGIVDGFAAITTAGDLKFGIALDAPPQGWVLANPQNAKRVMADLVAGRTARLDGGAPWLSGSGLPLSPDGELVLAVSDRAIAPPENGLLYHPQDLVLGIGCERGASGDEALKLALESLAEAGLSPASVGLVASIDVKADEAAVHHVAGHFECPARFFDAATLEAETPRLKHPSDIVFAEVGCHGVSEGAALAAAGASGDLIAEKRKSRRATCAIARAPQPFTQENLPGRARGKLMVVGIGPGSDGWRSPEVSEMVSASTDLVGYSLYLDLLGPLTKGKARHDFDLGKEEARVRHAMELAGEGKSVALVCSGDAGIYAMATLVFELLDKSDGPEGLTAEARRIEIAVSPGISALQAAAARAGAPLGHDFCTISLSDLLTPWDDIKRRVTAAGEGDFVIAFYNPVSKKRRTQLAWARDKLLEHRPASTPVILATNLGREGELIRIVPLGALNVDDVDMLTVVVVGSSNSTTVATGDGKAWVYTPRGYARKEGTVMTSIASGDAA, from the coding sequence ATGACAAATTCCCCAGCCGTCATCATCCTGTCCGACGCCGCCTTGCCACTGGCACGGCGCATTGCCGACGGCATTGATGGCCAGGTGCACGGGCTTGCCCGCCGCGTCTCCGAAGGCGTCGATGAGACATTTGAAAACACCGGCGCGCATCTGGCAGAGCTGTTTCAGGCCGGCCGGCCGATTATTGCGGTGATGGCTGCGGGCGCGGTGATCCGGCTGCTGGCGCCGCACCTGTCCGACAAGATGACCGAGCCGCCGGTGCTGGCTGTCGCAGAGGATGGCTCGGCTGTGCTTCCGCTGTTGGGCGGCCATCACGGCGCCAATGATTTGGCGCGCACAATCGCCGGGATCGTCGATGGCTTTGCGGCGATCACCACGGCGGGCGATCTGAAATTCGGCATCGCGCTGGATGCGCCGCCGCAAGGCTGGGTGCTTGCCAATCCCCAAAACGCCAAGCGGGTGATGGCTGACCTGGTGGCCGGCAGAACCGCGCGGCTCGACGGCGGTGCACCCTGGCTCAGCGGAAGCGGATTGCCCCTGTCGCCGGATGGTGAGCTGGTTCTGGCGGTCTCGGACAGGGCAATTGCGCCGCCTGAAAACGGCTTGCTCTATCATCCGCAAGACCTCGTGCTGGGCATCGGCTGCGAGCGTGGCGCCAGTGGCGATGAAGCGTTGAAACTGGCTTTGGAAAGTCTCGCTGAGGCTGGCCTGTCACCGGCCTCGGTCGGGCTGGTGGCCTCGATTGATGTGAAGGCCGACGAGGCTGCGGTGCATCATGTGGCGGGCCATTTTGAGTGCCCGGCGCGGTTCTTTGATGCGGCCACGCTGGAGGCTGAAACGCCCCGTCTGAAACATCCCTCCGACATCGTCTTTGCCGAAGTCGGCTGCCACGGCGTGTCCGAAGGCGCCGCACTGGCAGCTGCCGGCGCTTCGGGTGATCTGATCGCCGAGAAACGCAAGAGCCGCCGCGCCACCTGCGCCATCGCCCGTGCACCGCAGCCTTTCACACAGGAAAATCTGCCGGGCAGGGCGCGCGGCAAGTTGATGGTGGTCGGCATCGGTCCGGGATCGGATGGCTGGCGTTCGCCGGAAGTTTCCGAAATGGTTTCGGCCTCGACCGATCTGGTCGGCTACTCGCTCTATCTCGATCTGCTCGGGCCGCTGACCAAAGGCAAGGCGCGGCATGATTTCGATCTCGGCAAGGAAGAGGCGCGGGTGCGCCATGCCATGGAACTGGCGGGCGAAGGCAAATCGGTGGCGCTGGTCTGTTCCGGCGATGCCGGGATCTATGCCATGGCGACACTGGTGTTCGAACTGCTCGACAAGTCGGACGGGCCGGAAGGCCTGACGGCAGAAGCCCGCCGCATCGAGATCGCGGTCTCGCCGGGCATCTCGGCGCTGCAGGCTGCGGCGGCACGCGCGGGTGCGCCTCTGGGCCATGATTTCTGCACCATCTCGCTGTCGGACCTGCTCACACCCTGGGACGACATCAAGCGCCGGGTGACGGCGGCTGGCGAGGGCGATTTCGTCATCGCGTTCTACAATCCGGTGTCGAAGAAGCGCCGCACGCAACTGGCCTGGGCGCGTGACAAGCTGCTTGAACATCGCCCGGCCTCGACGCCGGTGATCCTTGCTACCAATCTGGGCCGCGAGGGAGAGCTGATCCGCATCGTGCCGCTGGGCGCGCTCAATGTCGATGATGTCGACATGCTCACCGTGGTGGTGGTCGGCTCGTCCAATTCCACCACCGTGGCCACCGGTGACGGCAAGGCCTGGGTCTATACCCCGCGCGGTTATGCCCGCAAGGAAGGCACCGTGATGACATCCATTGCTTCAGGAGACGCGGCATGA
- the cobI gene encoding precorrin-2 C(20)-methyltransferase: MSGKLYGLGLGPGDPDLITLKAFKILQAVPVIAWPAPDTGASFARSIATPHLPGGQTEIPIVVPMRTERFPARDVYDKASVEIAAELDAGRDVAVLCEGDPFFYGSFMYVFERLAERYDTEVVPGVSSMMAAASAAGRPLAARNDVLTVLPGPLGDQELTNRINTADAVAIIKIGRHFKRLRGLIESLNLLPHAIYVERVSLDAERLMPLADVPEDTAPYFSMILIYKGGEDWIHALPGSTA, translated from the coding sequence ATGAGCGGCAAACTTTACGGACTCGGGCTTGGCCCGGGAGATCCCGATCTGATCACGCTGAAGGCATTCAAGATCCTGCAAGCGGTGCCGGTGATTGCCTGGCCGGCGCCTGACACGGGCGCAAGTTTTGCCCGGTCCATCGCCACGCCGCATCTGCCCGGCGGGCAGACCGAGATCCCGATCGTGGTGCCAATGCGCACCGAACGCTTTCCCGCCCGCGATGTCTATGACAAGGCGTCGGTCGAGATCGCAGCCGAGCTTGATGCCGGCCGCGACGTGGCGGTGCTGTGCGAGGGCGATCCGTTCTTCTATGGCTCGTTCATGTATGTGTTCGAGCGGCTGGCCGAACGCTACGACACCGAAGTGGTGCCGGGCGTCTCCTCGATGATGGCTGCGGCAAGTGCCGCCGGGCGTCCGCTGGCGGCGCGCAACGATGTGCTGACCGTGCTGCCCGGACCGCTTGGCGATCAAGAGCTCACAAACAGAATCAACACGGCCGACGCCGTGGCGATCATCAAGATCGGCAGGCATTTCAAGCGCTTGCGGGGGCTGATTGAGAGTTTGAATCTGTTGCCTCATGCAATCTATGTGGAACGCGTGTCGCTCGACGCCGAAAGGCTGATGCCGCTCGCCGATGTTCCCGAAGACACCGCCCCCTATTTTTCCATGATCCTGATTTACAAGGGCGGCGAGGACTGGATCCACGCGCTGCCCGGGAGCACTGCATGA